The following are from one region of the Salicibibacter kimchii genome:
- a CDS encoding PTS transporter subunit IIC yields MRAFLEKKGIDLSWRTYLITALSYMALGLFASLIVGLIIQTAGEQIPARLFIGGFLEEMGALAMSLLGPAIGVAVAYALKAPPLVMFAAVVSGAAGEELGGPAGAFIAVLISVECGKLISKETRFDILLAPFVTIATGFVLASTIGPTIGNGLEAFGSVINWATEQEPLTMSILVAALMGLALTFPISSAAIAIMLGLDGLAAGAATIGCSAQMVGFAISSFRDNRWGGLVSLGIGTSMLQVPNMLRNPWIVVPPTIAGMILAPIAVIGFQMASTPEGAGMGTSGFVGQIMTFTTMGFTMQVFILILVFHIVLPGVLTYVIDRGLRKSGRIKDGDMTIDQG; encoded by the coding sequence ATGCGTGCTTTTTTGGAAAAAAAAGGGATAGACCTGTCATGGCGTACATACCTGATAACAGCATTAAGTTATATGGCGTTAGGGTTGTTTGCCTCCCTGATCGTTGGCCTGATTATTCAAACGGCAGGTGAACAAATCCCGGCCCGTCTATTTATCGGTGGCTTTCTTGAGGAGATGGGGGCCCTTGCCATGAGTCTTTTGGGTCCGGCAATTGGTGTTGCTGTTGCCTATGCGCTTAAAGCTCCGCCTCTCGTTATGTTTGCCGCGGTGGTAAGCGGGGCTGCCGGAGAAGAATTGGGCGGCCCGGCCGGAGCATTTATTGCTGTTTTAATTTCCGTGGAATGTGGAAAATTGATTTCTAAGGAAACGCGATTTGACATTCTTTTAGCGCCTTTTGTTACGATAGCTACAGGTTTTGTACTCGCCTCGACGATTGGGCCGACAATCGGAAACGGACTGGAGGCTTTTGGATCCGTCATTAATTGGGCAACGGAACAAGAACCTTTGACGATGAGTATTCTTGTTGCTGCTCTGATGGGACTGGCTCTGACGTTTCCGATTTCAAGCGCTGCGATCGCGATTATGTTGGGGCTTGATGGTTTGGCAGCCGGTGCCGCGACGATTGGTTGCAGTGCGCAGATGGTGGGATTTGCGATTAGCAGTTTTCGCGACAATCGCTGGGGCGGTCTCGTGTCATTGGGAATTGGAACGTCGATGCTGCAAGTACCTAATATGCTACGCAACCCGTGGATCGTTGTCCCTCCAACAATTGCCGGCATGATTCTCGCGCCGATCGCGGTGATCGGATTCCAAATGGCGAGCACCCCGGAGGGTGCCGGTATGGGGACGAGCGGTTTCGTCGGCCAGATTATGACATTTACAACAATGGGTTTTACCATGCAAGTTTTTATTCTTATCCTCGTGTTTCACATTGTGCTGCCGGGTGTGTTAACGTATGTGATCGATCGGGGATTGCGAAAAAGCGGCCGTATTAAAGATGGGGATATGACGATAGATCAAGGGTAA
- a CDS encoding M42 family metallopeptidase, protein MEKQTKDMFRTLTEMPGPPGHEHQVRAYVKKALDKHADEIVQDKLGSVFGVKKGQPKDPKVMVAGHMDEVGFMVTSVNKKGLIKFQPLGGWWSQVLLAQQVTVMTDNGPIPGVIGSTPPHLLSEQVRKKPVAMDKMYIDIGADDHEDAERLGVRPGAPIVPACSFMPMANEKKIMAKAWDNRYGVGLSIELLKEVGGEELPNTLYSGATVQEEVGLRGAQTAANMIRPDIFFAVDASPANDTTVQKGEFGQVGKGALLRIYDGTMITHRGMRDFVLDTAESGDIPYQYFVSPGGTDAGRVHTSGDGVPSAVVGVCARYIHTGASILHVDDYAAAKELITTLVRKTDRATVDAIYSQA, encoded by the coding sequence ATGGAGAAACAAACGAAAGACATGTTTCGCACGTTAACGGAGATGCCGGGGCCTCCGGGTCATGAGCATCAGGTGCGTGCTTATGTAAAAAAAGCGCTTGACAAACATGCAGATGAAATTGTTCAAGATAAGTTGGGCAGCGTTTTCGGCGTCAAAAAAGGACAGCCGAAAGATCCAAAGGTGATGGTCGCGGGACACATGGATGAGGTCGGGTTCATGGTTACATCGGTGAATAAAAAAGGGTTGATTAAATTTCAACCACTCGGGGGCTGGTGGAGCCAGGTGTTGCTTGCACAACAAGTGACGGTAATGACAGACAATGGCCCGATCCCCGGTGTTATAGGTTCCACGCCTCCGCATCTTCTTAGCGAACAAGTACGGAAAAAACCGGTAGCGATGGACAAAATGTACATTGATATCGGCGCCGACGATCATGAGGATGCGGAACGACTCGGTGTTCGCCCGGGGGCTCCAATTGTCCCCGCTTGTTCTTTTATGCCAATGGCGAATGAGAAAAAAATAATGGCAAAAGCTTGGGACAACCGTTATGGTGTCGGGTTATCCATTGAGTTGCTCAAAGAAGTGGGCGGCGAGGAGCTTCCGAATACCTTGTACTCAGGTGCTACGGTGCAAGAAGAAGTGGGCTTGCGCGGGGCGCAAACGGCTGCAAACATGATTCGTCCGGATATTTTCTTTGCTGTGGACGCGAGCCCGGCGAACGATACGACCGTTCAAAAAGGGGAATTCGGCCAAGTGGGGAAAGGGGCGCTGTTACGCATTTATGACGGGACAATGATTACCCATCGAGGCATGCGTGATTTTGTGCTTGATACGGCCGAAAGTGGGGACATCCCTTATCAATACTTCGTCTCTCCCGGCGGCACGGACGCAGGCAGGGTCCACACATCAGGGGACGGAGTCCCTTCCGCGGTGGTCGGTGTTTGTGCGCGTTATATTCACACAGGCGCGTCTATTCTGCATGTGGACGATTACGCCGCTGCTAAAGAACTAATTACTACGCTTGTGCGGAAAACCGATCGCGCCACGGTAGATGCCATTTATTCGCAGGCATAA
- a CDS encoding PepSY domain-containing protein: MKITDVLIGAAVGFAAGYAVKEACAQKDVSPEKALKQVKSNVQHRIPVNGSWIHMNPEHYEKNHVDYDVYRGGISSNEDGQTKQMDFVVDAKTGTILELDKQ, translated from the coding sequence ATGAAAATCACAGATGTGCTCATCGGCGCTGCCGTCGGTTTTGCCGCTGGCTATGCAGTAAAAGAAGCTTGCGCCCAAAAAGACGTCTCTCCCGAAAAAGCACTCAAGCAGGTAAAATCAAATGTACAACATCGCATTCCCGTGAATGGTTCCTGGATCCATATGAATCCGGAACACTATGAAAAAAATCATGTCGACTACGACGTTTATCGAGGCGGGATCTCCAGCAATGAAGACGGACAAACGAAGCAAATGGATTTCGTCGTGGACGCGAAAACAGGCACGATTCTGGAATTGGACAAACAATAG
- a CDS encoding thioredoxin family protein, with protein sequence MENVETKAAFQEAILGERVVVLFSADWCPDCRVIEPILPTIEADYPEVDFIHADRDQLSEVCQEYDIFGIPSFVGFKNGKEIDRFADKNRKSEEEITAFLDRYLSRW encoded by the coding sequence ATGGAAAATGTAGAAACGAAAGCAGCGTTTCAAGAAGCGATACTAGGAGAGCGGGTCGTTGTCCTGTTTAGTGCAGACTGGTGCCCCGATTGCCGAGTGATTGAACCGATCCTTCCGACGATTGAAGCGGATTATCCGGAAGTCGATTTTATCCATGCAGATCGTGATCAATTATCGGAAGTGTGCCAGGAGTATGATATTTTCGGGATCCCGAGCTTCGTAGGTTTTAAAAACGGAAAAGAAATCGATCGTTTCGCAGATAAAAATCGGAAAAGCGAGGAAGAAATTACAGCATTTCTTGACCGCTATTTATCCCGGTGGTAA
- a CDS encoding YtoQ family protein, with protein MDLNVYLAGQIHDDWRNTVKQKAAEKDLPVRFFEPMTNHDRSDHIGEEILGEQPNAVFKDEAASAFNNLRTNVLMQKADVVLALFGDQYKQWNAAMDVGAATALNKPLILVRPESLHHPSKEMANQAQVVVNDLDQATEALAYIFQNE; from the coding sequence ATGGATCTCAATGTTTACTTAGCCGGACAAATTCATGACGATTGGAGAAACACGGTCAAGCAAAAAGCAGCGGAGAAAGATCTTCCGGTCCGTTTTTTTGAACCGATGACTAACCATGATCGTTCCGATCATATTGGCGAAGAGATTCTCGGTGAGCAACCAAATGCCGTTTTTAAAGACGAAGCTGCTTCCGCATTCAATAATTTGCGAACGAACGTGCTCATGCAAAAAGCTGATGTCGTACTTGCCTTATTCGGGGACCAATACAAACAATGGAACGCGGCCATGGATGTAGGAGCAGCAACTGCATTAAACAAACCGCTAATATTGGTTCGTCCTGAATCACTGCATCACCCGTCCAAAGAGATGGCCAACCAAGCGCAAGTTGTCGTTAACGACCTGGACCAAGCCACCGAAGCGCTTGCTTATATTTTCCAAAACGAGTAA